A part of Melittangium boletus DSM 14713 genomic DNA contains:
- a CDS encoding LysR family transcriptional regulator, which translates to MDVFQAMRVFAKVVELEGFSRAAERLGISATAASRQVADLEARLGVRLLHRTTRRLYLTDSGRSYYERCAQILNDVDEAELAIASAAENPRGLLRVAAPVSFGIRHLTPLFLDYMARYPEVKLDVSLADRMVDMVEEGYDLALRITHELKTTLVARPLAVMRLAVCAAPAYLERHGIPRTPEDLRHHECLCYTYDAVRGSWEFEGPTGRVRVSVQGSFSTNNGDSLRAAALAGRGIIQEPTFQVGEDLRTGRLLRLLPEYPVPSLTLYAVYPSRRHLSPKVRTFIDFLVEHIAEPLPWDAWMRSR; encoded by the coding sequence ATGGATGTCTTTCAAGCCATGCGGGTGTTCGCGAAGGTGGTGGAGCTGGAGGGCTTCTCGCGAGCGGCGGAGCGATTGGGCATCTCGGCCACGGCGGCCTCGCGGCAGGTGGCCGATCTGGAGGCGCGGTTGGGTGTGAGGCTGCTGCACCGCACGACGCGCAGGCTGTACCTCACCGACAGCGGGCGGAGCTATTACGAGCGATGCGCGCAGATCCTGAACGATGTGGACGAGGCGGAGCTGGCCATTGCCTCCGCGGCGGAGAATCCCCGGGGTCTGCTGCGCGTGGCGGCGCCCGTGTCCTTTGGCATCCGGCACCTCACGCCGCTGTTCCTGGACTACATGGCGCGCTACCCGGAGGTGAAGCTGGACGTGTCGCTCGCGGACCGCATGGTGGACATGGTCGAGGAAGGCTATGACCTGGCCTTGCGCATCACCCACGAGTTGAAGACGACGCTGGTGGCCCGGCCGCTGGCCGTGATGCGTCTGGCGGTCTGCGCGGCGCCCGCGTACCTCGAGCGCCATGGGATTCCGCGGACGCCGGAGGATCTCCGTCACCACGAGTGCCTGTGTTACACCTACGACGCGGTACGCGGCAGTTGGGAGTTCGAGGGCCCGACCGGGCGCGTCCGGGTCTCCGTCCAGGGCTCGTTCTCCACCAACAACGGAGACTCGTTGCGCGCGGCGGCGCTGGCGGGCCGGGGCATCATCCAGGAGCCCACCTTCCAGGTGGGCGAGGATCTGCGGACGGGTCGGCTCCTCCGTTTGCTGCCGGAGTATCCCGTGCCCTCGCTCACCCTGTACGCGGTCTACCCGAGCCGCCGCCACCTCTCACCCAAGGTTCGCACCTTCATCGACTTCCTGGTCGAGCACATCGCCGAGCCCCTGCCGTGGGATGCCTGGATGCGAAGCCGATGA